In Streptomyces sp. NBC_01717, one DNA window encodes the following:
- a CDS encoding DUF6507 family protein, which yields MTGWDLKPQGIQGVLKTTGETAGKIESYAKSYGTHLTSAATSAGTITAEDGGEGGEKAGGGLVALALSQYAEHATTDLKFIAARAGKSLTGAVDATTAYLNGDLEMAAESQRKALGIPDLDLTKPGVQTK from the coding sequence ATGACCGGGTGGGATCTGAAGCCGCAGGGTATTCAGGGTGTGCTGAAGACGACGGGTGAGACGGCGGGGAAGATCGAGTCGTACGCGAAGTCGTACGGCACGCATCTGACGTCGGCGGCGACGAGTGCGGGCACGATCACCGCGGAGGACGGTGGTGAGGGCGGGGAGAAGGCCGGTGGCGGCCTGGTCGCTCTCGCCCTGTCGCAGTACGCCGAACACGCCACGACGGACCTGAAGTTCATCGCCGCCCGGGCCGGGAAGTCGTTGACCGGTGCGGTCGACGCGACGACCGCCTACCTCAACGGTGACCTGGAAATGGCCGCCGAGTCACAGCGCAAGGCTTTGGGTATCCCGGACCTGGACCTGACGAAGCCCGGGGTGCAGACCAAGTGA
- a CDS encoding aminoglycoside phosphotransferase family protein has protein sequence MHGPTIGCVIDIPDALIATQSKYNGAAGRAFVAALPGLADRFLGEWGLRRDGAAMYGVCALVLPVVRASDGRRAALKLQAQDEETAGEPVALRVWGEAGAGAVGLLDHDPGTGTMLLERLDERRPLSEVADERAAVEVLAGLLARLTSVPAPDGLRRLGDVAERMLDGVARAVAGLADEEERRLLRDCAAAVREVAGEPGDRLLHWDLHYDNILAGRADEGRAHEWVALDPKPLAGDPGFDLMPALANRFDASAVRWRFDLMTEVLGLDRERARAWTVGRALQNGLWGVAEGEHRLPPDQVEIARQLLGRAE, from the coding sequence ATGCACGGTCCTACGATCGGGTGCGTGATTGACATTCCGGACGCGCTGATCGCCACCCAGTCCAAGTACAACGGGGCGGCCGGGCGGGCGTTCGTGGCGGCGCTGCCCGGGCTCGCGGACCGGTTCCTGGGGGAGTGGGGGCTGCGGCGGGACGGGGCCGCGATGTACGGGGTGTGTGCGCTGGTGCTGCCGGTGGTGCGCGCGTCGGACGGCCGGCGGGCGGCGTTGAAGCTTCAGGCGCAGGACGAGGAGACGGCGGGGGAGCCGGTCGCGCTGCGGGTCTGGGGCGAGGCGGGTGCGGGAGCGGTGGGGCTGCTCGACCATGACCCCGGGACCGGCACGATGCTGCTGGAACGGCTGGACGAGCGACGGCCGCTGTCGGAGGTGGCCGATGAGCGGGCGGCGGTCGAGGTGCTCGCCGGGCTGTTGGCCCGGCTGACGTCCGTACCTGCGCCGGACGGACTGCGCCGGCTCGGGGATGTCGCGGAGCGGATGCTGGACGGGGTGGCGCGGGCGGTGGCCGGGCTGGCGGACGAGGAGGAGCGGCGGCTGCTGCGGGACTGCGCTGCGGCGGTACGGGAGGTGGCGGGCGAACCGGGGGACCGGCTGCTCCACTGGGACCTGCACTACGACAACATCCTGGCCGGCCGGGCCGACGAGGGCCGGGCGCACGAGTGGGTCGCGCTGGACCCGAAGCCGCTGGCCGGGGACCCCGGGTTCGATCTGATGCCCGCGCTGGCCAACCGGTTCGACGCGTCGGCGGTGCGGTGGCGGTTCGATCTGATGACGGAGGTGCTGGGGCTGGACCGGGAGCGGGCGCGGGCCTGGACAGTGGGGCGGGCGCTGCAGAACGGCCTCTGGGGTGTGGCGGAGGGCGAACACCGGCTGCCGCCGGACCAGGTGGAGATCGCCCGGCAGCTGCTGGGGCGGGCGGAGTGA
- a CDS encoding rhomboid-like protein, which produces MAPSSPSPPARPAPARAVRAVGAWIRSAPGTYIWLTILFATTFVVHQMSPDFEEDFLRQRSTNIHELVRDPVRVLISSAFWIEGGHWLTYAFLFTVFHAPAERWLGTLRWFAVAALAHVLATLVSEGVLAWAVRHGQAPVSVVNTLDVGVSYALAGVVAVLTYHVPRPWRLVYLFAVLVVYGVPLITGRTFTDLGHFTAALIGLACYPLTRGTTKPPLAQ; this is translated from the coding sequence ATGGCCCCGAGCAGTCCCTCCCCACCCGCACGCCCGGCTCCCGCGCGAGCCGTCCGCGCCGTCGGCGCCTGGATCCGCAGCGCCCCCGGCACCTACATCTGGCTGACGATCCTCTTCGCCACGACCTTCGTCGTGCACCAGATGTCCCCCGACTTCGAAGAGGACTTCCTGCGCCAGCGCTCGACCAACATCCACGAACTCGTCCGCGACCCGGTGCGCGTCCTCATCTCCAGCGCCTTCTGGATCGAGGGCGGCCACTGGCTCACGTACGCCTTCCTCTTCACGGTCTTCCACGCCCCCGCCGAACGCTGGCTCGGCACGCTGCGGTGGTTCGCGGTCGCCGCGCTCGCGCACGTCCTGGCCACGCTCGTCAGCGAGGGCGTCCTCGCCTGGGCCGTCCGCCACGGGCAGGCACCCGTGTCCGTGGTCAACACCTTGGACGTCGGGGTCAGTTACGCACTCGCGGGTGTGGTCGCCGTCCTCACGTACCACGTCCCCCGCCCCTGGCGGCTGGTGTACCTCTTCGCCGTCCTCGTCGTCTACGGCGTCCCCCTGATCACCGGCCGCACCTTCACCGACCTCGGTCACTTCACCGCCGCACTCATCGGTCTCGCCTGCTACCCGCTCACCCGGGGGACGACGAAACCACCCCTCGCGCAGTAA
- a CDS encoding NAD(P)/FAD-dependent oxidoreductase, with protein MSTVSTVNGGISFWYADQGTPPAREPLPGDSTADVCIVGGGYTGLWTAYYLKKAVPFLNITVLEAKFCGYGASGRNGGWLYNGIAGRDRYAKLHGHDAAVRLQKAMNDTVDEVVRVAAEENIDADIHQGGVLEVAYTPAQLARLKDFHSVEIAFGETDRVLRGARETAERIRVTGAVGSTWTPHGARLHPVKLVKGLADAVEALGVTIHESTPVTEIRPKHAHTPYGTVRAPYILRCTEGFTSGLKGQRRTWLPMNSSMIATEPLPKEIWDTIGWDGRETLGDMAHAYMYAQRTADGRIALGGRGVPYRYGSATDNDGRTQPATIEALRDILVRFFPTTAGVRIDHAWSGVLGVPRDWCATVTLDRSTGLGWAGGYVGSGVTTTNLAARTLRDLIQQDSGQSGPTDLTTLPWVNHKVRRWEPEPFRWIGVHGMYAAYRAADRRELTSPRPGTDPIAKAADRLAGRH; from the coding sequence ATGAGCACCGTCAGCACGGTCAACGGCGGAATATCGTTCTGGTACGCGGATCAGGGCACCCCCCCAGCCCGCGAACCCCTGCCCGGCGACAGCACGGCCGACGTCTGCATCGTCGGCGGCGGATACACCGGCCTGTGGACCGCCTACTACCTCAAGAAGGCCGTCCCCTTCCTCAACATCACTGTCCTGGAAGCCAAGTTCTGCGGATACGGCGCCTCCGGGCGCAACGGCGGCTGGCTCTACAACGGCATCGCGGGCCGCGACCGCTACGCGAAACTCCACGGCCACGACGCCGCGGTCCGCCTCCAGAAAGCGATGAACGACACCGTCGACGAAGTCGTACGCGTCGCCGCCGAGGAGAACATCGACGCCGACATCCACCAGGGCGGCGTCCTCGAAGTCGCGTACACCCCCGCCCAGCTGGCCCGCCTCAAGGACTTCCACTCCGTGGAGATCGCCTTCGGCGAGACCGACCGTGTCCTGCGCGGCGCCCGCGAGACCGCCGAACGCATCCGCGTCACCGGAGCCGTCGGCTCCACCTGGACCCCGCACGGCGCCCGCCTGCACCCGGTCAAACTGGTCAAGGGCCTCGCCGACGCCGTCGAAGCGCTCGGCGTCACCATCCACGAATCGACCCCCGTCACAGAGATCAGGCCCAAGCACGCCCACACCCCGTACGGCACCGTCCGCGCCCCGTACATCCTGCGCTGCACCGAAGGCTTCACCTCGGGACTCAAGGGCCAGCGGCGCACCTGGCTCCCGATGAACTCCTCGATGATCGCCACCGAGCCGCTCCCCAAGGAGATCTGGGACACCATCGGCTGGGACGGACGCGAGACCCTCGGCGACATGGCCCACGCCTACATGTACGCCCAGCGCACCGCCGATGGCCGCATCGCACTCGGCGGCCGCGGCGTCCCCTACCGCTACGGCTCCGCCACCGACAACGACGGCCGCACCCAGCCCGCCACCATCGAGGCGCTCCGCGACATCCTGGTCCGCTTCTTCCCCACCACGGCGGGCGTCCGCATCGACCACGCCTGGTCCGGCGTCCTCGGCGTCCCTCGCGACTGGTGCGCCACCGTCACTCTCGACCGCTCCACCGGCCTGGGCTGGGCCGGCGGTTACGTCGGCTCCGGCGTCACCACCACGAACCTCGCCGCCCGCACCCTGCGCGACCTGATCCAGCAGGACTCCGGCCAGTCGGGCCCCACCGACCTGACCACCCTCCCCTGGGTCAACCACAAGGTCCGCCGGTGGGAACCGGAGCCCTTCCGCTGGATCGGCGTCCACGGCATGTACGCCGCCTACCGCGCCGCGGACCGCCGGGAACTCACCTCCCCGCGCCCCGGCACCGACCCCATCGCCAAGGCGGCGGACCGGCTGGCGGGGCGTCACTGA
- a CDS encoding pore-forming ESAT-6 family protein, whose protein sequence is MAGGSDRRAYDTGASADAQGNIQVVIARLEEVIAARDGQVKAAMADFTADGVADEYHGKEMRWNRASQEVKSIIQLLKTTLEKNDGTAQHTITRAKAAVDNIG, encoded by the coding sequence ATGGCTGGTGGCAGTGATCGTCGGGCGTATGACACGGGTGCGTCGGCGGATGCGCAGGGCAACATCCAGGTCGTGATCGCGCGTCTGGAGGAAGTCATCGCGGCGCGTGACGGCCAGGTGAAGGCTGCGATGGCGGACTTCACCGCGGACGGCGTGGCGGATGAGTACCACGGCAAGGAAATGCGGTGGAACCGGGCCTCGCAGGAGGTCAAGAGCATCATCCAGTTGCTGAAGACGACGCTGGAGAAGAACGACGGCACCGCGCAGCACACGATCACGCGCGCGAAGGCAGCCGTCGACAACATCGGCTGA